The nucleotide sequence ACGCAGAAGCAGGATCGTCCAGGCTGAAGCCCAGGTCGAACTCGGGCTTCTCTCCGAGCGCCAGCACAGCGACGGTGATGGCCAGAGCGGCGGTCAGACCCCAGATCTGCTGGATGCTGCCTGTGCTGGGGTCCGTGTACATGAAGCTGTGGGTCGGGCCGAAGACGCTGGGCACAGGATATCCGGCGTGATCCGCCGCTTTCGTGAAGAACTCCAGAGGAACGGTGAACACCTCGCTCACCTCGTCTGCGTTCGGCCGCGCTTCGAAGGAGTCCTCGATGAAAGCCACGACCGGAGTGATCAGAAGACCAGTCTGAGGAAACACTTTCAGACGTTACAGCTGCCCAAAACACACACTTCTTCCCCGTTTCACAGAATTACAtgaaatatattcaattaaaacCTACATTATAATCTGTATATACtgtaatagtttattaaaaatcaaGCAGACATCACCTAATAAGAATGCATTTAGTGAGCtattcagtaatattaataatgcatgtttaaaatatataataaatgacaacaatgatagtattttttatatatatatatatatatatatataataagagtctcttatgttgcatttatttgatcaaatatacagtaggaAATTAGTTGTACTGCTTTTTTGCGGAAACaggatactttttattttttatttttacaattataaatgaCTTTTCTGTCAGTTTTCATCAGTTTAATCCGTCTGCTCAAAACAagtttttgaatggtattgtatataacaatattattattttattaagataCATCACGTAGTCACCAGAAATAAGCACGGATGTAGTGttctatataattaatattttaattataactttttaaatttatatttaatcatatattttagatgatataaaggcatttatatttatatataaaaacacacacacacacacaatgcatactgtagatataaatatattattattatattaaatatcgaAGAGTGGACCTTGTTGAGGACGGGGAAGAGTGTGCAGATGACCTGCACCGTGTCCGGAGGAAGCCCGATCTCCTCCTCTGCTTCTCTGAGCGCGGTGTGGACCTCGTCTCGGTCCCCGGGCTCGCGCTTTCCTCCCGGGAAACACACTTCACCGGCGTGCTGCTTCAGCTGCAACACATCCACATGCTCTCAGCACATCTGCGCATATATAAACACAGTATTATACAGCAGTCTCGGTGTCCTCACGTGGATGGCGCGCACGGTGAGCAGCAGCCGAAGCTGTCCGTCTCTCAGCAGCAGCGGGATCAGCACCGAGGCTGCGGGAAGCTCCGGGAAACGGAGACTCTGCCCGCCGCTGTCGTGTTTCTTCAGCGCCGCCACAGTTTTCTCCTTCAGGTCCATCGCGGCGGATATGAGCTCAGACACTTGTGTCAGGACACTTTCACAATGCTCTGAGTTTGAGTGAGGACGCTTCCGCCTCTCTCGGCGCTTCCCATAATGCTCCTCTGCTCGGGTTCATTGTGTGAAAACACTTCTGGATAAACATCAGACAGTGGAGCACTGAAATAGAACATAGATAAAGCAGTTAACGTTAGAGCAGTTACACGTTGACAGCAGGGGCGGGGCTAAGCGGCTCGGAAGTTCTCTCTTATTGGTCAGAGATGTTCGTGCGACACTATTTACACTATTTACAGTTTGTTCACTTTGGGCGAATTCTAAACAGAAGTAAACATTCCTATTCCCTGTTCCCTTCAAAAGGCAGAGCCCTTTAAAATGTGCTCTTTTAAGAGTGCAAGGCATTATATGGGCCTTATAGGCCATAACTATTGAAAAGCCtcttacaaaaacaataacaaaaaaaaaaaaaaaaaaaaaaaaaacattaataaaccttaataaatattgttcatatgcGTTACTGAAAACCTCTTACAAACATTAGTGAAACGAATAATATTGATAAACCTTAGTGTAAATTATTTATACGCTCTACTGAAAACCTTGATCAACCTTTGTGAAATTAATTAATAAGCATAAgtgaaataagtaaatatttcaaTAGATTATGAGAGCTAATTTAACTTGAAACGGAAGCTGTCAACACTTCCGTTTAATTTGGAGTCATACAAACACTTTAGgcaatgaaaataaaagacaaataaagacAAATTTAATTATCCTAATctacttacattttattttaagtcaaaATAAACACCTGCTTGATCCCGATCACAAGCAGAAATCAATTCTGTGACGTTACCAtctcatacatacatatatatatatatatatatatgagtggaGAAATCAACTGtaactgtttaataataatttatatgctTTTATTCATCCGTGTCAATTAAAATGCTAACTGATGATGAATCATTTACTTCTAAAAAACTTAAGtagacaaaaaatgttttttttttaattacatgtgaTCTAGGAACtttatacagtgaaaaaaaagaagtcttcttcttttacatttttattgacttCAAGCATAACAATGTTTAAACTTTAGACCCAGATAAATGTGCACTACATCCAATAGTTTGTGTGGGGAGTCCAAGCTAAAGCTTGCATTTTGCAATCACTTGCATTTGTTTCAGTGGATAGAAATATGAtgtaatttttgctcataaaggtaaaaGGAAAGCAACATTCGTAACTATAAatggtttacttttattttgtatgcacttaaaaatgaaaataaagaaaattctatatgatttattagtaaataattaaaatatctccATCCTCAATTACTTTTGCAGGTGCTTTGCGGCAAGCTTAAGCCTATTGCACACATTTGAGcgcagaactgttcagctgtTGAGTCACTCTTGACAGTCACGGTAGCAcaatcttgtgttgtttccaccagcgtggcatttttttttatcactaattgataaatatctaaaatataaaaataaggagaagcctAAAACAGGCCAGATGCCCGGTGTGAAAAAAAGAGTTGgggtgaaatgcagggctctagaccAGCCTAAAAGTtgtaacttttaaaactttttgtcATCCTAACAACAAACGGCTTTACTGATTCTTATACACTGAGTTTTATACTGTCTATCAGCTACgactattttagtttttcaaaGGACAAAATGGGTGGAAAAACAATATGTAACAGACATAAACGGCATAAAAGCAGGCCAGAAGCGAGGCCCTCTAGAGGCGCGAGGCCCTGTGCAGTCACACACTTGAAGCAGCCCCTGCAAGGGTACTGACAGTGAGGCACTTCTGTACTAAAGCTGAATAATATCTTTAATGCCCTTGGATATATTATCTCTTTCATCTTTTCATCTTTACTCTTAACTCAGCATTGAAAACATGGTGTTTAAAACCAATAGCCTACAAAACTGTATACTGAATGTAAGTTAGAAtattcattgtaaaatatattgtataacgATACTAATAATAACAAGGTAAATGTGGAGATTTTACAAA is from Carassius auratus strain Wakin chromosome 25, ASM336829v1, whole genome shotgun sequence and encodes:
- the LOC113043786 gene encoding peroxisomal coenzyme A diphosphatase NUDT7, giving the protein MDLKEKTVAALKKHDSGGQSLRFPELPAASVLIPLLLRDGQLRLLLTVRAIHLKQHAGEVCFPGGKREPGDRDEVHTALREAEEEIGLPPDTVQVICTLFPVLNKTGLLITPVVAFIEDSFEARPNADEVSEVFTVPLEFFTKAADHAGYPVPSVFGPTHSFMYTDPSTGSIQQIWGLTAALAITVAVLALGEKPEFDLGFSLDDPASAFRDMLSRRLSKL